The genomic stretch GGACGCTGCATGCGCGGAATCCTAGCCCTCCAGGCGGATCGCCCCAGACGGGCAAGTTTGTCCGGCGGGCCGTACATTCAGGGGTTTCGCCCGCGTCGGCATCACCCAGGCGGAGCCAGCGTCGGTGGTTGTTATGATCGACGCCTTTATCGGTGGGAGGGCGGCGGCAGCACGTGCGGGTGACGATGGCGAGCGCGGCGGCGTGGGCCGGCCGCGCGAACGAGGACTTCACCGGCGCCGTGCCGACGGCGGCGGTGCTGGTCGACGGCGCCGGCATCCCCGGCACTGAATCGATCTGCCGGCACGGCGTGGCCTGGTACGCCGGCCGCCTGGGCGGCAGCCTCCTCAGCCTCTTGTCGCTCGTACGGGACCGCAGCCTTTCGGCGCTGCTCGCCGAGGCCATCGAGCAGGTGACGGACGATCACCGGGACACCTGCGACGTCGCCGACCCCATCAGTCCGTCGGCGACCGTCGCCATGCTGCGCCTGTCCGACGGCCTCATCGAGCACCTGGTGCTCGGCGACTCGGTCCTCGTGCTCGACAGAGCAGACGGTGCGCCGCTCGTCGTCTCCGATCCCCGGGAGGTGATCATCAGCCAGTCGTACCAGCCCGCGATCGAGGCCGCCGCCGAGGGGAGCGACGAGTACCACCGCCTCCTCGGAGACCTGCGTGCCAACCGGAACCAGCCGGGCGGCTTCTGGGTGGCCAAGGATGACGCGCGGGCGGCAGACGAGGCGATCACCGGAAGCTGTCCGATCTCCGAGCTGACCGGTGCCGTCCTGCTCAGCAATGGAGCCGGCCGCATCGTGGACCGGTTCGGGCTCACCGACTGGCCAGGGGTCATGACCGTCCTGGCTTCGAGCGGACCCGCCGAAATCATCCATCGGGTCCGGCAGGCGGAGGCGCGTCACGCGGTGGCGGCGGATGATGCGACGATCGCATACTGTACCGACCTCGGTAAGGCCTGACCGTCGCGATCAAGATCATCGAACGTCGATCTAGGAGCGGGTTTCCACGGGTGCCTCACTCCGCTTTCTGGAGAGGCGGTTCGTGATGGCGGGGACCAGGCCGTGTGGCATGAACAGGACGACGACGATCAGGACGAGCGCGTACACCGCGTACGACAGGACGCTCGGCGCGTACGACGGCATGCCCGGCAGGCCGGCCAGTTGGTCGAGCCCCTGCACCAGCAGCGTTATCGCGCCCGCACCGACCACGGCTCCCCAGATCGTGCCGAGCCCGCCGACCACGGCCATGACGATGTACTGGATCGAGATCAGCACGGGGAACGAGCCCGGCGCCACGTAGCCGGTGTAGAAGCAGTAGATGCCGCCGGCGAGGCCGGCGAAGGCGGCCGACAGGGCGAAGACGACCAGCTTGTAGCGTCCCACCGGGACGCCGGACGACGCGGCGGCGGTCTCGCTGGTGGCCAGCGCGCGCAGGGCGCGGCCCGGTCGCGAGGTGACGACGTTGTGCGTCACCAGCATCACCAGCGCCAACCCGCCCCAGGCCATGTACGCGTACGCG from Nonomuraea polychroma encodes the following:
- a CDS encoding branched-chain amino acid ABC transporter permease yields the protein MIRLVAGVLVAAVTLVLPAMLDDSALAVYILLGLAAMVTVGVSLLMGYAGQVSLGQGAFYAIGAYTAALLALGGVPPLAGLIAAPLAAALFSLVIGMPLLRLRGHHLAFATLAMQLILLSLAGQLEITGGDIGLQAIPQFSVGAFEAGSAAAYAYMAWGGLALVMLVTHNVVTSRPGRALRALATSETAAASSGVPVGRYKLVVFALSAAFAGLAGGIYCFYTGYVAPGSFPVLISIQYIVMAVVGGLGTIWGAVVGAGAITLLVQGLDQLAGLPGMPSYAPSVLSYAVYALVLIVVVLFMPHGLVPAITNRLSRKRSEAPVETRS
- a CDS encoding integrase; amino-acid sequence: MRVTMASAAAWAGRANEDFTGAVPTAAVLVDGAGIPGTESICRHGVAWYAGRLGGSLLSLLSLVRDRSLSALLAEAIEQVTDDHRDTCDVADPISPSATVAMLRLSDGLIEHLVLGDSVLVLDRADGAPLVVSDPREVIISQSYQPAIEAAAEGSDEYHRLLGDLRANRNQPGGFWVAKDDARAADEAITGSCPISELTGAVLLSNGAGRIVDRFGLTDWPGVMTVLASSGPAEIIHRVRQAEARHAVAADDATIAYCTDLGKA